In one Epinephelus moara isolate mb chromosome 6, YSFRI_EMoa_1.0, whole genome shotgun sequence genomic region, the following are encoded:
- the tubb5 gene encoding tubulin beta-5 chain isoform X1 has translation MREIVHIQAGQCGNQIGAKFWEVISDEHGIDPTGTYHGDSDLQLDRISVYYNEATGGKYVPRAILVDLEPGTMDSVRSGPFGQIFRPDNFVFGQSGAGNNWAKGHYTEGAELVDSVLDVVRKESESCDCLQGFQLTHSLGGGTGSGMGTLLISKIREEYPDRIMNTFSVVPSPKVSDTVVEPYNATLSVHQLVENTDETYCIDNEALYDICFRTLKLTTPTYGDLNHLVSATMSGVTTCLRFPGQLNADLRKLAVNMVPFPRLHFFMPGFAPLTSRGSQQYRALTVPELTQQVFDAKNMMAACDPRHGRYLTVAAVFRGRMSMKEVDEQMLNVQNKNSSYFVEWIPNNVKTAVCDIPPRGLKMAVTFIGNSTAIQELFKRISEQFTAMFRRKAFLHWYTGEGMDEMEFTEAESNMNDLVSEYQQYQDATAEEEGEFEEEAEDDA, from the exons ATGAGGGAAATCGTGCACATCCAAGCCGGCCAGTGCGGTAACCAGATTGGTGCCAAG TTCTGGGAAGTGATCAGCGATGAACACGGCATCGATCCCACAGGGACTTACCACGGAGACAGTGACCTGCAGCTGGACAGGATCAGCGTCTACTACAATGAGGCCACAG GAGGTAAATATGTGCCTCGAGCAATTCTCGTGGACTTGGAGCCTGGCACCATGGACTCTGTGAGGTCTGGACCCTTTGGGCAGATCTTCAGACCTGACAATTTTGTATTCG GTCAGAGCGGTGCTGGAAACAACTGGGCCAAGGGTCACTACACAGAGGGAGCCGAGCTGGTAGACTCAGTCCTGGATGTGGTCCGCAAAGAATCAGAGAGCTGCGACTGCCTGCAGGGCTTCCAGCTCACCCACTCTCTTGGTGGTGGAACTGGATCCGGTATGGGAACCCTGCTCATCAGCAAGATCCGTGAAGAGTACCCCGACCGTATCATGAACACCTTCAGTGTGGTGCCCTCCCCCAAG GTGTCAGACACAGTGGTCGAGCCTTACAATGCCACCCTGTCAGTCCACCAGCTTGTAGAGAACACAGATGAAACCTACTGTATTGACAATGAGGCTCTGTATGACATCTGCTTCCGTACTCTGAAACTGACCACACCCACCTACGGAGACCTGAACCACCTGGTGTCTGCAACCATGAGCGGCGTCACCACCTGCCTGCGTTTCCCCGGTCAGCTCAATGCTGATCTTCGCAAACTGGCTGTCAACATGGTGCCTTTCCCCCGTTTGCACTTCTTCATGCCTGGCTTTGCCCCCCTGACCAGCAGAGGCAGCCAGCAGTACAGAGCCCTCACAGTACCCGAGCTCACCCAGCAGGTGTTCGATGCCAAGAACATGATGGCTGCATGCGACCCACGTCACGGCCGCTACCTCACTGTCGCTGCCGTGTTCCGTGGCCGCATGTCCATGAAGGAAGTTGACGAGCAGATGCTCAACGTCCAGAACAAGAACAGCAGTTACTTCGTCGAATGGATCCCCAACAATGTGAAGACCGCCGTCTGTGACATTCCACCCCGTGGCCTCAAAATGGCCGTCACTTTCATCGGCAACAGCACAGCCATCCAGGAGCTGTTCAAGCGCATCTCTGAGCAGTTCACAGCCATGTTCCGCCGTAAGGCCTTCTTGCATTGGTACACAGGTGAAGGTATGGATGAGATGGAGTTCACTGAGGCAGAGAGCAACATGAATGACCTGGTGTCTGAGTACCAGCAGTACCAGGATGCCACCGCTGAAGAGGAGGGTGAATTTGAGGAGGAGGCTGAAGATGATGCTTGA
- the mdc1 gene encoding mediator of DNA damage checkpoint protein 1, which produces MDATQMICDSILESDEDENEEENENERGRPLAKLCILKNQHIPETELPLFLGDNVLGRDPNTCTLPLPASSISKQHATICISVYKRRGSHSEVDIEALVWDLGSMNGTRKGHLKLTPNVRYALSECDSLVVADIPCQYVSCAVDAVSAQGDMRTPVSKNSGVNARLPDASGEKVGDTSTGGKKSVNGGTKARVSLPDQGDTKKTPVRSSCLSFEQTPTQPQGSLVPESDSDSDGERGDRLRKALVSDSDSHKSGPDCSTFLSPRNTIVPESEDESPITPSSSTKNRPHRHVSFSKEETDEDVGRQQLKKKEAVAIVDDSEVEEGMVEERTALGGIKSGGSGQHVSAKQESNVSLTGEDKLPVSSLADAIPAFNMDSDTDVEREEEGVASAGPVALNTNQQADQPPNTAQFHMDSDTDVDEDDDALEKVPKSVPSSADHTKPPHVISVIQPEGITMDSDTDVDDDDAAAVSDATTEAKPTSLQSPHKADSAPSTQLKDFHLDSDTDVDEEEEKEHGTNNTCPKIDETPTRLDIKPIEPVSVPAASSGLHLDSDTDDEAIPAPASSEPLVASAVTESRQTAGAGAGLDILSDSDTDVEDNSPLVIPLAVSTLSYGLHSGSDADTDVDESSVPPAGDGVNPSKPKADSGTDVEDKEVDFGETGEGQIPNLCRENTPGLLAPLLQNCSTPVQASEGDVEDMQTQAFVSPSSGPFKLPPALRPTALSSCSDSQEGEDFVVAETQSFILQTRDRQGNPPEDHTMDPTQEFCLESSGDERGEQSSRGLSFQLGLSDSSHLQGRAQTLATESTQAFVPAEGGVNMEETQAYAAISNADRTSLENEATQAYGDDEEPAISSVMSADLALEATQPYISEPRSDSEDETDENERNSTATVETQQFPTSSTLAMAQTQPMSAFEEEEVDLEEENPISSVLQVEPRRQNEKEERDEHEKAAQPQKTHLPVAATQPMPVSDDEESDDEDSIPGPRRRKAKPLQLEEEQSQMLPNSELSLVETQPMHDGVAQTQPMATSGNEESDDEDSIPGPRKRKAKQLRIEDEQTQTLTNSELSVFATQPMEMAEDGESDEEDLIPGPRRRRAKPLQLEETQPLTSSEVTAAETQPAVIGEDRESDDEDSIPGPRKRKAKVLQIQEEETQPLTNPEASTVETQPLETKTGRQPQRRKGRQSEAGTSGTTVGGKRGTRATLREEEQQAECSEPPKRQTRGKNKALPTTRGRRGKSRPDEEGSEEEEEVEPPKRAKGKISMRQQKVNKEDEERPETARNKRAANNDLIKEQDEGRERDKLERERKEKEDQERLQAENAERSRLEWERAEKARLERERKEEEEKKRAERVQKEKEEQLERERKEKEEKERLEHEKAEREEKERLQREQEERFEKERKEQEEKERLETAKQEKEAKEKQIKEQQKNKEEEKKAKTPARSGRATRRTIAAPSTTEPEQDSTISANDDGPARRTRSRSNSSNSVSSERSTSSVSTQGNRGRGRGRGGKRTSEPPQTVIARSSNRRRTVAAESTEQDSKDIPPQGVLSRSSSINSLNSEISSCSTSSQRGGRGGRQRGRGRKTEPEPVSIPPSHSDQNLASKPTARGRKSRKAEESSNEVPHDDDEEKADSQQPSTTRGRRRANANDAEPAADKKDPTQDQECASEESTLPKKSDRGRGQEVVKSETVEAPVAPVASDRDEAKEKRKGRKRELEEEPSSSSNISKGKEKAETTEAAKEETKDDIPVQAKRKGRASTAQAKTNTQDSPTEVKVKEDSEKMEEETVEKRGRGRTSAVQKKKKEEQEESGASVDQDPHVEASEPKTPTSSASRKRQAPANTSPVAKTPRSSSASPAAGGRLRVASQAYKVLFTGVVDEDGERVLARLGGSIAKGVADMNCLVTDKVRRTVKFLCAVAKGVPIVTTQWLDKSGKVGSFLPPKAFLVKDPEQEKKFNFCLQESLGTAGRQPLLQGYEIHVTKSVKPEPVQMKDIISCSGATFLPKMPSSHKPQTVVISCEEDWSLCGPALSASLPVVTAEFILTGILQQKVDLQTHTLSAPTNAQQPAGGKGRSRKKT; this is translated from the exons ATGGATGCTACTCAGATGATCTGTGACTCCATCTTGGAGTCAGATGAGGACGAAAATGAAGAGGAGAATGAAAACGAGAGAGGGCGACCATTGGCTAAACTGTGCATCTTAAAAAATCAACACATCCCTGAGACAG AGTTGCCACTCTTTTTGGGAGATAATGTGCTTGGCCGTGACCCCAACACCTGCACCCTGCCCCTGCCAGCATCCTCAATATCCAAGCAGCACGCCACCATCTGCATCTCTGTCTACAAGAGAAGAGGCAGTCATAGTGAAGTGGACATAGAGGCTTTGGTCTGGGACCTAGGGAGCATGAATGGGACCCGCAAGGGCCACTTAAAGCTGACTCCTAATGTCCGCTATGCCCTCAGTGAGTGTGACAGTTTGGTGGTGGCAGACATCCCGTGTCAGTATGTCAGCTGTGCCGTAGATGCAGTTTCTGCTCAAGGGGACATGAGGACTCCTGTGAGCAAAAATTCAGGGGTAAATGCCAGGTTGCCAGATGCCTCTGGAGAGAAGGTGGGTGACACAAGCACAGGCGGCAAGAAATCTGTCAACGGAGGTACAAAGGCTAGGGTGTCACTACCTGATCAGGGGGACACAAAGAAGACTCCTGTGAGGTCCAGTTGCCTGTCCTTTGAGCAAACTCCAACCCAGCCACAGGGGAGCCTGGTCCCAGAATCTGACTCGGACTCagatggagaaagaggagaCAGACTGCGCAAGGCTCTTG TGTCTGATTCCGACTCCCATAAATCAGGTCCCGACTGCTCAACATTCCTGAGTCCTAGAAACACAATTGTACCTGAAAG TGAGGATGAAAGTCCCATTACACCGTCCTCCTCCACTAAAAATAGACCTCACAGACATGTCAGCTTCAGCAAGGAGGAGACGGACGAAGATGTGGGGCGACAGCAGCTGAAGAAAAAAGAGGCAGTTGCGATTGTGGACGACAGTGAAGTGGAGGAAGGGATGGTGGAAGAAAGAACAGCACTGGGAGGGATAAAGTCTGGGGGAAGTGGACAACATGTGTCAGCAAAGCAGGAAAGCAATGTCAGTCTTACAGGAGAAGATAAATTGCCTGTATCCTCACTAGCAGATGCAATCCCTGCATTTAACATGGACAGTGACACTGATGTGGAGCGAGAGGAGGAAGGGGTGGCATCTGCAGGTCCTGTGGCCTTGAATACAAACCAACAAGCTGATCAACCACCAAACACAGCCCAGTTTCACATGGACAGTGATACAGATGtcgatgaggatgatgatgccTTAGAGAAAGTACCCAAATCTGTGCCTTCCTCTGCTGACCACACCAAACCCCCTCATGTTATTTCTGTTATTCAGCCAGAGGGCATCACTATGGACAGTGACACTGatgtagatgatgatgatgctgctgctgtgtcagaTGCTACTACAGAAGCAAAACCCACATCACTTCAGAGCCCACACAAAGCTGACTCTGCTCCTTCAACTCAGCTGAAAGATTTCCACCTGGATAGTGACACAGATGttgatgaggaagaagaaaaggaacATGGAACAAACAATACATGCCCTAAAATAGATGAAACTCCCACTAGATTAGATATCAAGCCAATTGAGCCTGTTTCTGTCCCTGCTGCGTCTAGCGGTCTGCATCtagacagtgacacagatgatGAAGCTATTCCCGCCCCTGCCAGCAGTGAACCTTTGGTGGCGTCTGCTGTCACAGAATCACGCCAAACTGCAGGCGCAGGAGCAGGTTTGGATATTCTGTCTGACAGCGACACAGATGTGGAAGACAACTCTCCTTTGGTCATACCTCTTGCTGTCTCAACCTTGTCATATGGTCTTCACTCCGGTTCTGATGCAGACACGGATGTTGATGAATCTAGCGTGCCCCCTGCTGGAGATGGGGTCAATCCATCCAAACCTAAAGCTGACAGCGGCACAGATGTGGAAGATAAGGAGGTGGATTTTGGAGAGACGGGTGAGGGCCAGATTCCTAACCTGTGCAGAGAAAATACTCCGGGGTTGCTGGCTCCCCTCCTGCAGAACTGCTCTACTCCTGTACAGGCGTCAG AGGGAGACGTGGAAGATATGCAGACTCAGGCTTTCGTGAGTCCTTCTTCTGGACCATTTAAAT TACCCCCTGCTCTAAGACCTACAGCATTGTCTTCCTGTTCAGACAGCCAGGAGGGTGAGGACTTTGTTGTGGCTGAGACGCAGTCCTTCATTCTTCAGACCAGAGACCGCCAGGGCAACCCCCCAGAGGACCACACCATGGACCCCACCCAAGAATTTTGCCTTGAGTCATCTGGTGATGAAAGAGGCGAACAGTCCAGCAGAGGACTGTCTTTCCAGCTGGGGCTTTCAGACAGCAGCCACCTGCAGGGTCGGGCCCAAACTTTAGCCACAGAGAGCACCCAAGCATTTGTCCCTGCGGAGGGGGGTGTGAATATGGAAGAAACCCAAGCATATGCAGCCATCTCAAATGCAGACAGGACCTCCTTAGAGAATGAGGCTACACAGGCTTATGGAGATGATGAAGAACCTGCCATAAGTTCAGTTATGTCTGCAGATTTGGCCTTAGAAGCAACACAGCCATATATTTCAGAGCCCCGCAGTGATTCAGAGGATGAAACCGATGAAAATGAGAGAAATAGCACTGCCACTGTTGAGACTCAGCAGTTTCCCACCTCATCTACTCTTGCCATGGCTCAAACCCAACCAATGTCTGCctttgaggaggaggaggtggattTGGAGGAAGAAAATCCAATTTCCTCTGTATTACAAGTTGAGCCCAGACGACAGAATGAAAAAGAAGAGAGGGATGAACATGAGAAAGCAGCTCAACCTCAAAAGACCCACCTACCTGTAGCTGCAACTCAGCCCATGCCTGTAAGTGACGATGAGGAAAGTGATGATGAGGACTCGATTCCAGGTCCACGAAGAAGAAAAGCAAAGCCCCTGCAACTTGAAGAAGAGCAGTCTCAAATGCTCCCAAACTCTGAGTTATCACTTGTTGAAACTCAGCCCATGCACGATGGTGTAGCCCAAACTCAGCCCATGGCTACAAGTGGAAATGAGGAAAGTGATGATGAGGACTCGATTCCAGGTCCccgaaaaagaaaagcaaagcaACTGCGGATCGAAGATgagcagacacaaacactgacaaactCTGAGCTCTCTGTTTTTGCAACTCAGCCAATGGAAATGGCTGAAGATGGAGAAAGTGATGAAGAAGACCTGATTCCAGGTCCACGAAGAAGGAGAGCAAAACCATTGCAACTTGAAGAGACACAGCCCCTCACTAGTTCTGAagtcactgctgctgaaacCCAGCCCGCGGTCATAGGTGAAGACAGAGAAAGTGATGATGAGGACTCGATTCCAGGTCCacgaaaaagaaaagcaaaggtACTGCAAATTCAAGAAGAGGAGACACAGCCGCTCACAAATCCAGAGGCCTCCACTGTTGAAACTCAGCCCTTGGAAACAAAAACTGGCAGGCAGCCTCAGAGACGAAAGGGGAGACAATCTGAAGCTGGAACCAGTGGCACCACTGTCGGTGGTAAAAGAGGGACAAGGGCAACATTAAGAGAAGAGGAGCAGCAGGCGGAGTGTTCTGAACCTCCTAAGAGACAGACAAGAGGGAAGAATAAAGCTCTGCCAACTACCAGAGGAAGGAGGGGAAAGTCAAGGCCTGATGAGGAggggagtgaggaggaggaggaggtagagcCGCCTAAACGAGCCAAAGGGAAAATATCCATGAGGCAACAGAAAGTTAACAAGGAAGATGAAGAGCGGCCTGAAACAGCAAGAAACAAGCGCGCTGCAAATAACGACCTAATAAAGGAACAAGATGAAGGGAGGGAACGAGACAAATtagaaagggaaagaaaagagaaggaagACCAAGAAAGATTGCAGGCTGAAAATGCTGAAAGGTCAAGACTTGAGTGGGAGAGAGCAGAAAAAGCAAGAttagagagggaaagaaaggaggaagaagaaaagaaaagagctgAGAGGGTgcaaaaggaaaaagaagaacaattggagagggaaagaaaggagaaggaagaaaaagagagattaGAGCATGAAAAggcagaaagagaagagaaggaaagaTTGCAGAGAGAACAGGAGGAGAGAtttgaaaaggaaagaaaggaacaggaggaaaaagaaagattggagacagcaaaacaagaaaaagaggccaaagaaaaacaaataaaagagcaacaaaagaacaaagaagaagaaaaaaaggccaaaacacCCGCAAGAAGTGGAAGAGCAACTAGAAGAACAATTGCTGCCCCGAGTACAACAGAACCAGAACAAGACTCAACAATATCAGCCAATGATGATGGCCCAGCAAGGAGGACCAGATCTCGCTCCAACTCTTCCAACTCTGTCAGCTCAGAGAGATCTACTTCAAGTGTGAGCACCCAGGGGAACAGGGGGCGAGGCcgaggcagaggaggaaagaggacCAGTGAGCCACCCCAGACGGTCATCGCTAGAAGCAGCAATAGAAGGAGGACAGTGGCTGCAGAGTCAACAGAACAGGACAGTAAAGATATTCCTCCACAGGGAGTCCTTTCAAGGTCCAGCTCCATCAACTCCCTCAACTCTGAGATATCCAGCTGCAGCACGAGCtctcagagaggaggaagaggaggcaggcagcgaggaagagggaggaaaaCTGAGCCAGAGCCTGTCTCCATCCCTCCTAGTCACAGTGACCAGAATTTGGCCTCCAAACCTACAGCCAGAGGCAGGAAGAGCAGGAAAGCAGAGGAATCCTCTAATGAGGTTccccatgatgatgatgaagagaaggcagactcTCAGCAGCCTAGTACCACAAGAGGGCGACGGCGAGCCAATGCAAATGATGCAGAACCTGCTGCAGATAAGAAAGACCCTACTCAGGATCAGGAGTGTGCAAGTGAAGAGTCAACTCTCCCAAAGAAGAGTGACAGGGGCAGAGGCCAAGAAGTTGTAAAGAGTGAGACTGTGGAGGCACCAGTTGCTCCTGTTGCCAGTGATAGAGATGAAGctaaagagaaaagaaaaggaagaaaaagagagttGGAGGAAGAGCCTAGCAGTAGCTCCAACATTTCCAAGGGGAAGGAGAAAGCCGAAACAACAGAGGCagcaaaagaagaaacaaaagatGACATTCCAGTCCAGGCTAAGAGAAAAGGTAGAGCATCCACGGCTCAGGCTAAGACGAACACACAAGATTCCCCCACTGAAGTGAAGGTGAAAGAAGACAGCGAGAAAATGGAGGAGGAGACTGTTGAGAAAAGAGGCAGAGGTCGGACGTCAGCtgtccagaaaaaaaagaaagaggagcagGAAGAAAGTGGAGCATCTGTTGACCAGGATCCACATGTGGAGGCCTCAGAG CCCAAGACTCCAACCAGCAGTGCATCCCGGAAGCGACAGGCTCCTGCGAACACCTCACCTGTGGCAAAGACCCCTCGTTCCTCCTCTGCTTCCCCGGCAGCAGGTGGTCGATTACGAGTTGCCAGCCAGGCTTACAAG GTGCTGTTCACAGGAGTTGTGGATGAAGACGGGGAGAGAGTCTTGGCTCGTTTGGGAGGCAGCATAGCTAAAGGTGTGGCCGACATGAACTGTCTGGTGACCGATAAGGTGCGCAGGACTGTCAAGTTCCTGTGTGCGGTGGCTAAAGGAGTCCCCATTGTCACCACACAATGGCTGGACAAG AGTGGCAAGGTGGGGAGCTTCCTGCCTCCTAAAGCTTTTCTTGTGAAGGATCCAGAGCAGGAGAAGAAGTTTAATTTCTGCCTGCAGGAGTCTCTGGGGACTGCTGGCCGTCAGCCTCTCTTACAG GGGTATGAGATCCACGTAACAAAGTCAGTGAAACCAGAGCCAGTTCAAATGAAAGACATAATCTCCTGCAGTGGAGCCACCTTTCTACCTAAGATGCCCTCTTCTCACAAG CCTCAGACTGTAGTGATTTCCTGCGAGGAGGACTGGTCGCTGTGTGGCCCGGCTCTCTCTGCATCTCTCCCAGTCGTCACAGCTGAGTTCATTCTCACAGGGATCCTTCAGCAGAAAGTTGACCTTCAGACCCACACACTTTCTGCTCCTACAAATGCTCAACAGCCTGCAGGAGGCAAGGGACGGAGCAGGAAGAAGACTTAA
- the tubb5 gene encoding tubulin beta-5 chain isoform X2, with product MREIVHIQAGQCGNQIGAKFWEVISDEHGIDPTGTYHGDSDLQLDRISVYYNEATGKYVPRAILVDLEPGTMDSVRSGPFGQIFRPDNFVFGQSGAGNNWAKGHYTEGAELVDSVLDVVRKESESCDCLQGFQLTHSLGGGTGSGMGTLLISKIREEYPDRIMNTFSVVPSPKVSDTVVEPYNATLSVHQLVENTDETYCIDNEALYDICFRTLKLTTPTYGDLNHLVSATMSGVTTCLRFPGQLNADLRKLAVNMVPFPRLHFFMPGFAPLTSRGSQQYRALTVPELTQQVFDAKNMMAACDPRHGRYLTVAAVFRGRMSMKEVDEQMLNVQNKNSSYFVEWIPNNVKTAVCDIPPRGLKMAVTFIGNSTAIQELFKRISEQFTAMFRRKAFLHWYTGEGMDEMEFTEAESNMNDLVSEYQQYQDATAEEEGEFEEEAEDDA from the exons ATGAGGGAAATCGTGCACATCCAAGCCGGCCAGTGCGGTAACCAGATTGGTGCCAAG TTCTGGGAAGTGATCAGCGATGAACACGGCATCGATCCCACAGGGACTTACCACGGAGACAGTGACCTGCAGCTGGACAGGATCAGCGTCTACTACAATGAGGCCACAG GTAAATATGTGCCTCGAGCAATTCTCGTGGACTTGGAGCCTGGCACCATGGACTCTGTGAGGTCTGGACCCTTTGGGCAGATCTTCAGACCTGACAATTTTGTATTCG GTCAGAGCGGTGCTGGAAACAACTGGGCCAAGGGTCACTACACAGAGGGAGCCGAGCTGGTAGACTCAGTCCTGGATGTGGTCCGCAAAGAATCAGAGAGCTGCGACTGCCTGCAGGGCTTCCAGCTCACCCACTCTCTTGGTGGTGGAACTGGATCCGGTATGGGAACCCTGCTCATCAGCAAGATCCGTGAAGAGTACCCCGACCGTATCATGAACACCTTCAGTGTGGTGCCCTCCCCCAAG GTGTCAGACACAGTGGTCGAGCCTTACAATGCCACCCTGTCAGTCCACCAGCTTGTAGAGAACACAGATGAAACCTACTGTATTGACAATGAGGCTCTGTATGACATCTGCTTCCGTACTCTGAAACTGACCACACCCACCTACGGAGACCTGAACCACCTGGTGTCTGCAACCATGAGCGGCGTCACCACCTGCCTGCGTTTCCCCGGTCAGCTCAATGCTGATCTTCGCAAACTGGCTGTCAACATGGTGCCTTTCCCCCGTTTGCACTTCTTCATGCCTGGCTTTGCCCCCCTGACCAGCAGAGGCAGCCAGCAGTACAGAGCCCTCACAGTACCCGAGCTCACCCAGCAGGTGTTCGATGCCAAGAACATGATGGCTGCATGCGACCCACGTCACGGCCGCTACCTCACTGTCGCTGCCGTGTTCCGTGGCCGCATGTCCATGAAGGAAGTTGACGAGCAGATGCTCAACGTCCAGAACAAGAACAGCAGTTACTTCGTCGAATGGATCCCCAACAATGTGAAGACCGCCGTCTGTGACATTCCACCCCGTGGCCTCAAAATGGCCGTCACTTTCATCGGCAACAGCACAGCCATCCAGGAGCTGTTCAAGCGCATCTCTGAGCAGTTCACAGCCATGTTCCGCCGTAAGGCCTTCTTGCATTGGTACACAGGTGAAGGTATGGATGAGATGGAGTTCACTGAGGCAGAGAGCAACATGAATGACCTGGTGTCTGAGTACCAGCAGTACCAGGATGCCACCGCTGAAGAGGAGGGTGAATTTGAGGAGGAGGCTGAAGATGATGCTTGA
- the si:dkeyp-77h1.4 gene encoding probable serine/threonine-protein kinase irlD has translation MGTVSMIAFSFLLATALSAPVKVNEDSKTLFHGEDFHIMLPSRSEVTFRNRSAPRSGDVFFMRDGKLVSSRARLNSQLSYLIIEAVGEGDEGVYTVKSLENPDDIRRTTLIVRDCSNEQVIKYGDNYHIPLLGVTPPITLEYRPSAVEANLTSRPALVLLTSTEMSRDGYQGRISVNDRYVTLSAVTGADEGSYTVRDARGDIQRKVCLNVREHQNFVTLPHGKRLKINLILNSSLVRLYYSPNSNPVPHLLLDKGEFTNAQTELGFEDRLTLEGSWVYLDQVKNADEGQFQITDILGFNVSNVHLELQPYRLESLYVAIIALLGLLVFLLLVCLLSCLFKVKKRAKRAAALEKIAQNAGKEDEGEAFRQVVQNITKLSEESKHSQADNTEKSQSTEVDIKGLEVSSKEVGIGNLETSDSGVGFNTALPLDTDTDAPDQNLDSVAVSISVASETKPSPPSAAAAESMPSAPPAAEMKSSPVAETKASPAPETKKTPDQPVEAKLDVPKPADVKLSPASSPEPKTGLSPADPKTTPSPSPEPKSPAPKAPTPTPESKSALTPTPEPPKPTTPEPITNGTPEPGPDSKPSPDHTDIIGGSAPKAAPPKTPEVELKSSGAALEASKDGTVAEESTTTTTTT, from the exons ATGGGGACAGTCAGCATGATCGCATTCAGCTTTCTGCTCGCCACAG CTCTTTCCGCCCCTGTTAAAG TCAATGAGGACTCCAAGACCTTGTTTCACGGGGAGGATTTCCACATCATGCTGCCCTCACGCTCAGAGGTCACATTTCGGAACAGGTCTGCTCCTCGGTCGGGTGACGTGTTCTTCATGCGTGATGGCAAATTGGTCAGCAGTCGGGCCAGACTCAACAGCCAACTCAGCTACCTCATCATAGAAGCTGTTGGCGAGGGAGACGAGGGCGTGTACACCGTGAAGAGTCTAGAGAACCCAGACGACATTAGACGCACTACACTGATAGTCCGAG ATTGCTCCAACGAGCAGGTCATCAAATATGGAGACAACTACCATATTCCACTGTTAGGGGTGACTCCTCCCATCACCCTGGAGTACAGGCCCAGTGCCGTGGAGGCCAACCTGACATCTAG ACCTGCTCTGGTGCTGCTGACCAGCACAGAGATGTCCAGGGACGGCTACCAGGGTCGAATCAGCGTCAACGATCGCTACGTCACCCTCAGCGCTGTCACGGGTGCAGACGAGGGTAGCTACACTGTCAGGGATGCCCGAGGTGATATCCAAAGGAAAGTGTGTCTCAACGTCAGAG AGCACCAAAATTTTGTGACCTTGCCACATGGTAAAAGACTGAAGATCAACCTGATTCTCAACAGCTCCTTGGTCCGCCTCTACTACAGCCCCAACTCTAACCCCGTACCCCATCTGCTGCTGGACAAGGGAGAATTTACAAAT GCCCAAACGGAGCTGGGTTTTGAAGACCGTCTCACTCTAGAGGGTTCATGGGTTTATCTGGATCAGGTCAAGAATGCAGATGAAGGCCAGTTCCAAATTACTGACATACTGGGGTTCAATGTATCCAACGTCCACCTGGAATTACAAC CCTACAGGCTGGAGTCACTGTATGTGGCCATCATCGCCCTGTTGGGCCTGCTGGTTTTCCTTCTGCTGGTTTGTCTTCTGTCTTGCCTGTTCAAAGTGAAGAAGAGGGCCAAGAGGGCTGCTGCTCTGGAGAAGATCGCCCAGAACGCTGGCAAAGAGGACGAGGGAGAGGCCTTCAGACAG GTGGTCCAGAACATCACCAAACTCAGTGAGGAATCCAAGCATTCCCAGGCAGACAACACAGAGAAATCTCAGAGCACTGAGGTGGATATTAAA GGTCTGGAGGTTTCCTCTAAAGAGGTTGGGATCGGTAACCTAGAGACTAGTGACTCTGGTGTTGGCTTTAACACCGCCCTCCCACTGGACACTGACACTGATGCCCCCGATCAAAACCTTGACTCTGTGGCTGTAAGCATCTCCGTTGCCTCTGAAACCAAACCAAGTCCAccgtctgctgctgctgctgaatccATGCCAAGCGCTCCACCAGCTGCGGAAATGAAGTCCAGTCCAGTAGCTGAAACTAAAGCCTCCCCAGCACCCGAGACCAAGAAGACCCCTGATCAGCCAGTGGAAGCAAAGCTGGACGTGCCCAAACCAGCAGATGTTAAGCTCAGCCCAGCCTCGAGCCCTGAGCCCAAGACTGGTCTGAGTCCAGCTGATCCAAAGACAACACCCAGCCCAAGCCCAGAGCCTAAATCACCTGCACCTAAGGCCCCCACTCCAACACCTGAAAGCAAGAGTGCCCTGACTCCCACACCCGAGCCCCCCAAACCAACCACACCGGAACCTATTACCAACGGTACACCCGAGCCAGGCCCGGATTCCAAACCAAGCCCAGATCACACTGATATTATCGGAGGCTCCGCTCCAAAAGCAGCCCCCCCGAAAACCCCTGAAGTGGAGCTGAAATCTAGCGGTGCTGCGCTGGAGGCCAGCAAAGACGGCACCGTGGCTGAGGAATcaactaccaccaccaccaccacctga